The following proteins come from a genomic window of Girardinichthys multiradiatus isolate DD_20200921_A chromosome 8, DD_fGirMul_XY1, whole genome shotgun sequence:
- the nsa2 gene encoding ribosome biogenesis protein NSA2 homolog codes for MPQNEHIELHRKRHGYRLDHHERKRKKESREAHERSHKARKMIGLKAKLYHKQRHAEKIQMKKTIKMHEQRNTKQKDDKTPEGAVPAYLLDREGQSRAKVLSNMIKQKRKEKAGKWEVPLPKVRAQGETEVLKVIRTGKRQKKAWKRMVTKVCFVGDGFTRKPPKYERFIRPMGLRFKKAHVTHPELKATFCLPILGVKKNPSSPLYTSLGVITKGTVIEVNVSELGLVTQGGKVIWGKYAQVTNNPENDGCINAVLLV; via the exons ATG cctcAGAACGAGCACATCGAGCTGCACCGCAAGCGGCATGGCTACCGCCTGGACCACCATGAAAGGAAACGGAAGAAGGAGAGCCGAGAGGCACACGAGCGGTCCCACAAAGCTAGGAAGATGATTGGTTTGAAGGCCAAGCTGTATCACAAACAGAGACATGCGGAGAAGATCCAGATGAAGAAGAC CATCAAAATGCATGAACAGAGGAACaccaagcagaaggatgataaGACCCCAGAAGGAGCAGTCCCAGCCTACTTGTTGGACAGAGAGGGACAGTCTCGTGCTAAGGTCCTTTCTAACATGATCaaacagaaaaggaaagaaaaggct GGCAAGTGGGAGGTGCCCCTGCCAAAGGTTCGTGCTCAAGGAGAGACAGAAGTGCTTAAAGTCATCCGAACAGGAAAGAGACAAAAGAAAGCCTGGAAGAGGATGGTCACTAAAGTTTGCTTTGTCGGTGACGGTTTCACAAGAAAACCTCCAAAGTACGAGCGTTTCATCAGACCCATG GGTCTACGTTTTAAGAAGGCTCACGTCACACATCCAGAACTGAAAGCAACTTTCTGTCTTCCCATCCTGGGAGTGAAGAAGAACCCTTCGTCACCACTTTACACCTCTCTGGGGGTCATCACAAAGGGAACAGTAATAGAGGTCAATGTCAGCGAGCTGGGCCTGGTTACACAGGGTGGAAAGGTCATCTGGG GTAAATACGCCCAGGTGACAAATAACCCTGAGAACGACGGCTGTATTAATGCAGTTCTACTGGTATAA